A genomic region of Arachis hypogaea cultivar Tifrunner chromosome 5, arahy.Tifrunner.gnm2.J5K5, whole genome shotgun sequence contains the following coding sequences:
- the LOC112803220 gene encoding uncharacterized protein — MCWNCRGAASESFSHTFLEIVRINKPDIVILLETRCSGEKARKIISKSGFDFYHIEEAVGFSGGIWVMWKDPNIVISILKSKTQYVHMNVKKDFDEDWFLTAVYASPREVNRRELWNDIKMIKNGIRGPWLVVGDFNEIADPSEKKGGGRTDVGACKRFKRWIEDCMLIDRGSVGPKFTWRGPQWENLERVFKRLDRALANADWRIKFHEARVEVLARVKSDHHPLLITMKPKDNLANNKPFRFEAMWSRHPDFKQFVESHWSGAQHWGRSLLALAENLMVWNKEVFGHIGRQKRSLMRRIGGIQKASSYGRNPFLEELERNLTNELEEILDREEIMWMQKSRDTWIIVNRLKPALKDRISPFQSSFVPGRIIHDNILIAKELTHTMKKMKGRKGFMAIKFDFEKAYDRLRWDFLKECLVDFRLEEQLLKVIMNCISTASYNALWNGGKTDFFKPSRGIRQGDPISPYLFVIAIDRLSHLIEDLVEKGVWNPITVGRQGPPISHLLFVDDLLVFGEATEKQMKVILESIKAFCVASGLKVSDTKTSITFSNNVRGTDRKAIIDLCHYKENKYLGRYLGAHITNHRKGKDKFKNVLERMQSKLKGWKSHCLSLAGRITLSKSILNPIANFDMQHMRIPKGICQKMEKMQRRFIWGDTPNQKRMHHVNWQTLCLPKNQGGMGLRRLNLVNDVFLMKLVWRLLTEPNNLWAQVFYHKYIHSRENSGINFKASDSPNWKELVKVWHIVENNCIRVVGDGTSISFWNDKWIPNEDCLARAAINPIPMEREEDLVANYIDNQGDWKLDNLYTLISPSIIDKIRAIPPPKSNLKDSLCWTKSSSGQFTIASAYKMLAEWDVNDNVDRWMRIWKWKGPERIKVFIWQLLHGKILTASRRASMMGTNPNCHHCKHEPETILHVIRDCPRAVTIWVKLINPAAVALFFNINFQGWIELNLQNSIGKSPSEWIDEFYVACWMIWKWRNLEVFSPPYVRPKNAVEVIRNSLNNYRKAYERRTQKCTINETKSQEGI; from the exons ATGTGCTGGAACTGTAGGGGTGCTGCTAGTGAGTCCTTTAGTCACACCTTTTTGGAAATTGTAAGGATTAATAAACCTGATATAGTCATTCTGTTGGAAACAAGATGTAGCGGTGAGAAAGCTAGGAAGATCATTAGTAAGTCTGGATTTGATTTTTATCATATTGAGGAAGCTGTTGGTTTTAGCGGGGGCATATGGGTGATGTGGAAGGATCCAAATATTGTTATAAGTATTTTGAAATCCAAAACGCAATATGTTCATATGAATGTTAAGAAGGATTTTGATGAGGATTGGTTCCTAACTGCCGTGTACGCAAGTCCTCGAGAGGTGAATAGGAGAGAGCTCTGGAATGATATCAAGATGATCAAGAATGGGATCAGAGGTCCTTGGTTAGTGGTAGGCGACTTTAATGAAATAGCAGATCCTTCGGAGAAGAAAGGTGGAGGTCGAACAGATGTTGGAGCTTGCAAGAGGTTCAAAAGATGGATCGAAGACTGTATGTTGATTGACCGTGGATCAGTGGGGCCAAAGTTCACTTGGAGGGGACCGCAATGGGAGAATCTTGAAAGAGTTTTCAAGAGGCTAGATCGAGCTCTAGCTAATGCAGACTGGAGAATAAAATTTCATGAGGCGAGAGTTGAAGTTCTAGCGCGGGTTAAGTCAGATCATCACCCCCTCTTAATAACTATGAAGCCCAAAGATAACCTTGCAAACAATAAACCTTTTAGGTTTGAAGCAATGTGGAGTAGGCACCCTGATTTCAAGCAGTTTGTAGAAAGTCATTGGAGTGGAGCTCAACATTGGGGGAGATCTTTATTGGCACTTGCTGAAAATTTGATGGTTTGGAACAAAGAGGTTTTTGGCCATATTGGCAGACAAAAAAGATCACTTATGAGGAGAATTGGAGGAATTCAAAAAGCATCATCTTATGGAAGAAACCCTTTTTTGGAAGAGCTGGAGAGAAATCTGACgaatgaacttgaagaaattcTGGATAGAGAAGAAATTATGTGGATGCAAAAATCGAGAGATACTTGG ATCATCGTGAATAGGCTGAAGCCTGCGCTAAAGGACCGAATCTCCCCCTTTCAATCTAGCTTTGTGCCTGGCAGAATAATACATGACAACATCTTGATAGCTAAAGAATTAACCCACACCATGAAGAAGATGAAAGGGCGCAAAGGATTTATGGCGATCAAATTTGATTTTGAGAAAGCATACGATCGGCTTCGTTGGGATTTTCTTAAAGAGTGTCTGGTAGACTTCAGATTAGAAGAGCAACTGTTAAAGGTTATAATGAATTGTATTTCTACTGCCTCGTACAATGCTCTTTGGAATGGGGGGAAGACGGATTTTTTCAAACCTTCTCGAGGTATTAGACAAGGAGACCCAATATCTCCTTACCTTTTTGTCATAGCTATTGATAGATTATCTCATCTCATTGAAGATCTTGTGGAGAAAGGCGTTTGGAATCCAATCACTGTGGGTAGACAAGGCCCTCCCATATCCCACCTCCTCTTTGTAGACGATTTGCTAGTTTTTGGAGAAGCTACCGAGAAACAAATGAAAGTGATTCTTGAATCTATAAAAGCTTTCTGTGTAGCTTCAGGGCTGAAAGTAAGCGATACTAAAACTTCTATAACTTTCTCCAACAATGTTAGAGGGACAGACAGAAAAGCTATTATTGACTTATGCCattacaaagaaaataaatatttggGGAGGTATTTGGGAGCACACATCACCAATCACAGGAAAGGGAAGGACAAGTTTAAGAATGTTTTGGAAAGAATGCAAAGCAAGTTAAAGGGGTGGAAGTCTCATTGTTTGTCGTTAGCCGGGAGAATAACCCTCTCCAAGTCGATCTTAAATCCCATTGCTAATTTTGACATGCAGCATATGAGGATTCCAAAAGGTATTTGCCAGAAAATGGAGAAAATGCAAAGGAGATTCATATGGGGTGACACTCCAAATCAGAAACGAATGCACCATGTTAATTGGCAAACTCTCTGCTTACCCAAAAATCAAGGAGGAATGGGACTTAGGAGACTCAACCTTGTTAATGATGTTTTCCTAATGAAATTGGTTTGGAGATTGTTGACTGAACCCAATAATTTGTGGGCTCAGGTTTTTTATCATAAGTATATCCATAGCAGAGAGAATTCAGGTATCAATTTTAAAGCTTCTGACTCCCCCAATTGGAAAGAACTGGTTAAAGTGTGGCATATAGTGGAGAATAATTGTATAAGAGTTGTTGGAGACGGAACAAGCATATCTTTCTGGAATGATAAATGGATACCGAATGAAGACTGTCTTGCTAGAGCTGCCATCAATCCAATTCCAATGGAAAGAGAAGAAGATTTGGTTGCAAATTATATAGACAATCAAGGAGATTGGAAATTGGATAACTTATATACTCTCATCTCTCCTTCTATCATTGATAAAATCAGAGCTATTCCTCCCCCCAAAAGTAATTTGAAAGACTCTTTGTGCTGGACTAAGTCCTCGAGTGGACAATTCACAATCGCTTCGGCTTATAAAATGCTTGCTGAGTGGGATGTGAATGATAATGTAGACAGATGGatgagaatttggaaatggaaGGGGCCAGAGAGAATAAAGGTTTTCATATGGCAACTGTTACATGGTAAAATTCTAACAGCCAGCAGAAGAGCATCTATGATGGGAACTAATCCTAATTGCCATCATTGTAAGCATGAACCTGAAACTATCTTGCATGTGATAAGAGATTGTCCAAGAGCTGTGACTATTTGGGTGAAGCTCATCAACCCCGCTGCTGTAGCCCTATTTTTTAACATCAACTTCCAAGGATGGATTGAATTAAATTTGCAAAATTCCATTGGTAAGTCACCATCTGAGTGGATAGATGAGTTTTATGTTGCTTGTTGGATGATATGGAAGTGGAGAAATCTTGAGGTCTTCTCTCCTCCTTATGTAAGACCCAAGAATGCTGTTGAAGTGATTAGGAATTCCCTCAATAATTACAGGAAAGCTTATGAAAGGAGAACTCAGAAATGCACAATAAATGAAACCAAAAGCCAGGAAGGCATATGA